From the genome of Bactrocera oleae isolate idBacOlea1 chromosome 2, idBacOlea1, whole genome shotgun sequence, one region includes:
- the LOC106620866 gene encoding uncharacterized protein isoform X1 — MLNQRKLYSYLLLLIVSTNCLLLSYAYPQNEVYQRQRLQKVHQSPVYQPTAESTGRKYAVKPNASKKVALDDVEDDGDVMNQLSETPTGFSWSNMLSTVLTMFFNGAANVPSKSDDIDNSVGFGGSPWANVISMGLKIINTLLGGGAPSDGIDKVDNGGSPMQNILAAVLSSVLGTKDPDQVNSMAKQAGEFIQIVMNLLDALKTSFSHRSLSARSMGKRDSVSDATVAGLSLLKSYVRTYRNADDKCMQRYMCEANSECVREIGGASIFCQLGSYATSYFLDRTSDGKFEHLYDAGRRGRSGYDCHQLFLECNEV; from the exons ATGCTTAACCAACGCAAGCTTTACTCTTACTTGCTACTTTTGATAGTTTCTACCAACTGCCTGCTCCTCTCTTATGCTTATCCACAAAATGAAGTTTACCAACGTCAACGTCTGCAGAAAGTGCACCAGTCACCTGTTTATCAACCAACAGCGGAATCAACGGGCCGCAAATATGCGGTGAAACCTAATGCTTCGAAAAAAGTGGCTTTAGATGATGTAGAAGATGACGGCGATGTGATGAACCAATTAAGCGAGACTCCTACCGGATTTTCGTGGTCCAATATGTTGTCGACTGTTTTAACGATGTTCTTCAATGGAGCAGCGAACGTGCCCTCCAAATCTGACGATATCGATAATTCTGTCGGTTTTGGAGGCTCACCATGGGCCAATGTAATATCGATGG GTCTAAAAATCATTAACACACTGTTGGGTGGTGGTGCTCCAAGCGACGGCATTGATAAGGTTGATAACGGCGGCTCACCAATGCAG AACATCTTAGCTGCTGTGCTGTCATCAGTGCTTGGTACCAAAGATCCCGATCAAGTGAATTCGATGGCGAAACAAGCTGGAGAG TTCATTCAAATCGTGATGAATCTGCTAGATGCACTGAAGACATCATTCTCTCATCGGTCGTTGTCCGCTCGCTCGATGGGCAAACGGGACTCGGTAAGTGATGCCACAGTCGCCGGTCTCTCACTTTTGAAAAGTTATGTGCGTACTTACCGCAATGCGGACGACAAATGTATGCAACGCTATATGTGTGAAGCAAACTCAGAATGTGTTCGCGAAATTGGAGGCGCCAGCATCTTCTGCCAACTGGGATC ttatGCTACTAGCTACTTCCTGGATCGCACCAGCGATGGTAAATTCGAACATTTATACGATGCGGGACGCAGAGGACGCTCCGGCTATGATTGTCATCAACTGTTTCTTGAGTGTAATGAAGTTTAG
- the LOC106620866 gene encoding uncharacterized protein isoform X2, whose amino-acid sequence MLNQRKLYSYLLLLIVSTNCLLLSYAYPQNEVYQRQRLQKVHQSPVYQPTAESTGRKYAVKPNASKKVALDDVEDDGDVMNQLSETPTGFSWSNMLSTVLTMFFNGAANVPSKSDDIDNSVGFGGSPWANVISMGLKIINTLLGGGAPSDGIDKVDNGGSPMQFIQIVMNLLDALKTSFSHRSLSARSMGKRDSVSDATVAGLSLLKSYVRTYRNADDKCMQRYMCEANSECVREIGGASIFCQLGSYATSYFLDRTSDGKFEHLYDAGRRGRSGYDCHQLFLECNEV is encoded by the exons ATGCTTAACCAACGCAAGCTTTACTCTTACTTGCTACTTTTGATAGTTTCTACCAACTGCCTGCTCCTCTCTTATGCTTATCCACAAAATGAAGTTTACCAACGTCAACGTCTGCAGAAAGTGCACCAGTCACCTGTTTATCAACCAACAGCGGAATCAACGGGCCGCAAATATGCGGTGAAACCTAATGCTTCGAAAAAAGTGGCTTTAGATGATGTAGAAGATGACGGCGATGTGATGAACCAATTAAGCGAGACTCCTACCGGATTTTCGTGGTCCAATATGTTGTCGACTGTTTTAACGATGTTCTTCAATGGAGCAGCGAACGTGCCCTCCAAATCTGACGATATCGATAATTCTGTCGGTTTTGGAGGCTCACCATGGGCCAATGTAATATCGATGG GTCTAAAAATCATTAACACACTGTTGGGTGGTGGTGCTCCAAGCGACGGCATTGATAAGGTTGATAACGGCGGCTCACCAATGCAG TTCATTCAAATCGTGATGAATCTGCTAGATGCACTGAAGACATCATTCTCTCATCGGTCGTTGTCCGCTCGCTCGATGGGCAAACGGGACTCGGTAAGTGATGCCACAGTCGCCGGTCTCTCACTTTTGAAAAGTTATGTGCGTACTTACCGCAATGCGGACGACAAATGTATGCAACGCTATATGTGTGAAGCAAACTCAGAATGTGTTCGCGAAATTGGAGGCGCCAGCATCTTCTGCCAACTGGGATC ttatGCTACTAGCTACTTCCTGGATCGCACCAGCGATGGTAAATTCGAACATTTATACGATGCGGGACGCAGAGGACGCTCCGGCTATGATTGTCATCAACTGTTTCTTGAGTGTAATGAAGTTTAG